The window CAGTTTTTCGGAGAGGGCCCGCGCGTCCTCGGGGGTCTGGTCGCCGTGCAGTTGAACGCCCGTCAACCCCACCTTTTGCGCGATCTTGAGTATTTCGGGCACGGTGTGCTCGACAAATACGCCGACCGTGGGCACAAAGGAAGGCACCTTCCGCGCGATTTTGGCCGCCTGTTCGGGGGACACCTTGCGGGGGCTCTCCTTGCAAAAATTGAGGCCGATGTAATGGGCCCCCAGGTTGACGGCCCAGGTCGCGTCCTCTTCGTTGGTCACGCCGCATATTTTTATTTTTGTCATGGGTCAACTCTTTCCGGCGTCCACCAAAACGCGGGCCGCCTTTTCCAAATCGGGCTGCCGAAGCAACGATTCGCCGACGAGAACCGCGTGGATCCCCAACGGCTTTAACGCGCGGACGTCGTCCGGGGTTTTGATGCCGCTTTCGGCCACGAGGGTGCGGTCCGCGGGGACACCCACCGCCAAACGGGCGAAAGCTCCCGGATCCATGCGCAGCGTGTCGAGGTCGCGGCTGTTGAGGCCGATGATCCGGGCCCCCGTCCGGAGGGCCCTCTCCACCTCCGGCGCGGTGTGCGCCTCCACCAGGGCTTCCATGCCCCACCGATGGGTTTCGGCCAGAAGGACCGTCAACATCGCGTCATCCAGAAGCCGAACGATCAACAACACCGCGTCGGCTCCGTGAGCGCGGGCTTCGACCACCTGGTAGGAATCG of the Elusimicrobiota bacterium genome contains:
- the trpC gene encoding indole-3-glycerol phosphate synthase TrpC; its protein translation is MNAILNDILQRTRADLAGRRAGRPAAIVEKAAATAPPPRSFSEAVRRGGGIGVIAELKAQSPSAGHLRPDYDVAAGAAAYARAGARALSILTEPHFFGGRPEHLAEARRACDRPLLRKDFVIDSYQVVEARAHGADAVLLIVRLLDDAMLTVLLAETHRWGMEALVEAHTAPEVERALRTGARIIGLNSRDLDTLRMDPGAFARLAVGVPADRTLVAESGIKTPDDVRALKPLGIHAVLVGESLLRQPDLEKAARVLVDAGKS